Sequence from the Terriglobia bacterium genome:
GAGGGCCGGCGGGTAGTTGGCGCAGTTGGCATAGCCGCCCCAGCAGTAGAACGACCGGCCGGGGTCGAGCGCCCTTGCAAGATTCCCGAACCAGGCCAGCAACATACGCTCGAACTCCTCCGGCGCGACGAAGTCGTTCACCAGCGGCCGGTCCTTCGCCCTCATCTTCCCGGTCGGCTTCGCCTTTTCGGGGTGGCGGGACACGTCAAGGTTCTGGTGGTGACCCTTCGACTTTCCCGCGGCCGCGATCGCGTTATTGCTGCGGGGCTCCACGTTGACGTTGTAGGGCGGGTCAGTGTGCACGAGCTGCACCCGGTCGACCCCGAGGAGCAGTTCCAGATTCATCGGGTTCGCGGCGTCGGCGCAGAGAAGCCGGTGCTCCCCCATGCGGATGAAGTCGCCCGCCTGCGTGGCCGGCTCGTCCGGCGGCTCGGGGACCGCGTCGGGGTCGGTCAGGCCGTCGATCGGATCGTCCGACCCCCGGAGCAGGTCCTCGATCTCGACCTCGGTGAAGCCGGTCAGATCGAGATCCGCCCCGGCCGTCTCGAGCTCGGCCAGGACTTCCGCGAGCTTGTCCA
This genomic interval carries:
- a CDS encoding chromosome partitioning protein ParB translates to DKLAEVLAELETAGADLDLTGFTEVEIEDLLRGSDDPIDGLTDPDAVPEPPDEPATQAGDFIRMGEHRLLCADAANPMNLELLLGVDRVQLVHTDPPYNVNVEPRSNNAIAAAGKSKGHHQNLDVSRHPEKAKPTGKMRAKDRPLVNDFVAPEEFERMLLAWFGNLARALDPGRSFYCWGGYANCANYPPALKASGLYFSQAVIWVKEWPVLTRKDFMGNHEWCFYGWREGAAHYFNPEITNATDVWSVRKVAPPAMVHLTEKPVELAERAMLYSSRKGETVLDLFGGSGSTLIAAERLGRRSFLMEIDPAYCDVIALRWQAFTGKKAEGWRGNA